A single region of the Leisingera thetidis genome encodes:
- the galE gene encoding UDP-glucose 4-epimerase GalE: MVNILVTGGAGYIGSHACKALKAAGYTPVTYDSLVTGWQDAVKFGPFEKGDLLDRARLDEVFAKYQPAAVMHFAALSQVGEAMSAPGSYWANNTGGSLNLIEAAVAAGCLDFVFSSTCATYGEHDNVVLDENTPQLPLNAYGASKRAVEDILKDFGAAYGLRSVIFRYFNVAGADPEAEVGEFHRPETHLVPLVLDAIAGKRDALTIFGTDYDTPDGTCIRDYVHVCDLADAHVLGLKWLEDGKGSQVFNLGTGSGFSVREVMDKAEDVTSRKVPCSTGPRRAGDCTKLVSGSTRAVADLGWEPRRSTLEVMIADAWEWHKTGHYEG, translated from the coding sequence GTGGTGAACATACTCGTGACCGGCGGTGCCGGATATATCGGCTCGCATGCGTGCAAAGCACTGAAGGCGGCGGGCTACACTCCTGTAACCTATGACAGCCTGGTGACCGGCTGGCAGGACGCGGTGAAATTCGGCCCCTTCGAGAAGGGCGACCTGCTTGACCGCGCCCGGCTGGATGAGGTGTTTGCCAAGTATCAGCCGGCCGCAGTGATGCATTTCGCAGCTCTCAGCCAGGTAGGCGAAGCGATGAGCGCGCCGGGTAGCTACTGGGCCAACAACACCGGCGGCTCGCTCAACCTGATCGAGGCCGCGGTGGCCGCGGGCTGCCTGGACTTCGTGTTCTCCTCGACCTGCGCCACCTATGGCGAGCATGACAATGTGGTGCTGGATGAAAACACTCCGCAGCTGCCGCTGAATGCCTATGGCGCCTCCAAGCGCGCGGTGGAGGATATCCTCAAGGATTTCGGGGCCGCGTATGGGCTGCGTTCGGTGATCTTCCGTTATTTCAACGTGGCGGGCGCCGATCCCGAGGCCGAGGTCGGTGAATTCCACCGCCCCGAGACCCATCTGGTGCCGCTGGTGCTGGATGCGATTGCGGGCAAGCGCGACGCGCTGACTATTTTCGGCACCGATTACGACACGCCCGATGGAACCTGCATCCGCGACTATGTTCATGTCTGCGATTTGGCGGACGCGCATGTGCTGGGCTTGAAGTGGCTGGAAGACGGCAAGGGCAGCCAAGTGTTCAACCTGGGTACCGGATCCGGCTTTTCGGTGCGTGAAGTGATGGACAAAGCCGAGGACGTGACCAGCCGGAAAGTGCCTTGCAGCACCGGTCCTCGCCGTGCTGGAGATTGCACCAAGCTGGTGTCGGGCTCGACCCGTGCAGTCGCCGATCTGGGATGGGAGCCGCGGCGTTCCACCCTGGAAGTGATGATCGCGGACGCCTGGGAATGGCATAAGACCGGCCATTACGAGGGTTGA
- a CDS encoding glycosyltransferase family 2 protein gives MRLRRKRRLVRAVRKSGELTPVQDHTGAIQRGDILLVCTMRNEQIRLPYFLQYYRGMGINHFLLVDNGSTDGTADYLRGMADVSLWHTTAGYKRAGFGIDWMNYLKRKYAHGHWVLVVDPDEFFVYPFCDTRPIRALTDWLDNSAIRSFSAMLLDVYPKGRIEEVPYQAGQNPLEIAHWFDSGNYSITRNPEYGNLWIQGGPRARVFFADQPEKAPALNKIPLVKWHRRYAYASSTHALLPRGLNQVYESDGGEKASGALLHTKFLDTFTAKAREEMDRGQHYAGSLEYKAYAGKLAEQPELWCKWSEKYINWRQLEILGLMSKGNWA, from the coding sequence ATGCGGTTGCGGCGCAAGCGGCGGCTTGTGCGCGCGGTGCGCAAATCCGGTGAACTGACGCCTGTTCAGGATCATACCGGGGCAATCCAGCGGGGCGATATCCTGCTGGTCTGCACCATGCGCAACGAGCAGATCCGGCTGCCATATTTCCTGCAGTACTACCGCGGCATGGGAATCAACCACTTCCTGCTGGTGGACAACGGCTCCACCGACGGCACGGCGGACTACCTGCGCGGGATGGCGGATGTCTCGCTGTGGCACACCACGGCCGGTTACAAGCGGGCGGGATTCGGCATCGACTGGATGAACTATCTCAAGCGCAAGTACGCGCATGGCCATTGGGTGCTGGTGGTCGATCCGGATGAGTTCTTTGTCTACCCGTTCTGCGACACCCGCCCGATCCGGGCACTGACCGACTGGCTGGACAACTCGGCGATCCGGAGTTTTTCGGCGATGCTGCTGGATGTCTATCCCAAAGGCCGGATTGAAGAGGTGCCGTACCAGGCCGGGCAGAACCCGCTGGAGATTGCCCATTGGTTCGACAGCGGCAATTATTCAATCACCCGCAATCCGGAATACGGCAACCTGTGGATCCAGGGCGGGCCGAGGGCACGGGTGTTTTTTGCCGACCAGCCTGAAAAGGCGCCGGCGCTGAACAAGATCCCGCTGGTCAAATGGCACCGCCGTTATGCCTATGCCAGTTCCACCCATGCGCTGCTGCCGCGGGGACTGAACCAGGTCTATGAGAGTGATGGCGGCGAGAAGGCCAGCGGCGCTTTGCTGCATACCAAGTTCCTCGACACCTTCACCGCCAAGGCGCGGGAGGAAATGGACCGTGGTCAGCATTATGCCGGATCGTTGGAATACAAGGCCTATGCCGGCAAGCTGGCAGAGCAGCCGGAACTGTGGTGCAAGTGGAGCGAGAAATACATCAATTGGCGCCAGCTTGAGATCCTGGGGCTGATGTCCAAGGGGAACTGGGCATGA
- a CDS encoding glycosyltransferase family 2 protein, translated as MSEPAAPDLPPLGLTGAYRLRWKRRRMLWRALRARRQMAKVAGHTAQIPDEGVLAFIVLRNEITRLPFFLDYYRRLGAAHFLVVDNGSDDGSADLLAEQPDVSLWQTAASYRNSRFGLDWLGWLLIRHGHGRWCLTVDADELLVYSGMEDHGLDSLTMLLERQGCLGLGALMLDLYPKGPLGDQSYTPGQDPRGVLHWFDTGPYRAVRQQPMRNLWVQGGARERVFFHSQPERSPTLNKLPLIRWNRRYAYINSTHSLLPPQMNALYDGPGGASPSGVLLHTKFLPEIVSKSATEKQRQQHFHTPQQFDGYYDGIAAAPDLWHPGSVRYQDPEQLAELGLMTPLDWGAA; from the coding sequence GTGTCAGAACCGGCCGCCCCTGATCTGCCGCCGCTGGGCCTGACCGGGGCCTACCGGTTGCGGTGGAAGCGGCGGCGGATGCTGTGGCGGGCTTTGCGGGCGCGCCGTCAGATGGCCAAGGTGGCAGGCCATACCGCGCAGATCCCTGATGAGGGGGTTCTTGCCTTCATCGTGCTGCGCAATGAGATCACCCGGCTTCCCTTCTTCCTCGACTATTACCGGCGGTTGGGTGCTGCGCATTTTCTGGTGGTCGACAATGGCAGCGATGACGGCAGTGCGGACCTGCTGGCAGAGCAGCCGGATGTCTCCCTTTGGCAGACCGCGGCCAGCTACCGGAATTCGCGCTTTGGCCTCGACTGGCTGGGCTGGCTGCTGATCCGCCATGGGCATGGGCGCTGGTGCCTGACGGTGGATGCGGATGAGCTGCTGGTCTATTCCGGGATGGAGGATCACGGGCTGGACAGCCTGACAATGCTGCTGGAACGGCAGGGTTGTTTGGGATTGGGCGCATTGATGCTGGATCTTTATCCCAAAGGGCCGCTGGGAGACCAAAGTTACACGCCAGGGCAGGATCCCCGCGGCGTGCTGCACTGGTTTGACACCGGGCCTTACCGGGCGGTGCGACAGCAGCCGATGCGCAACCTGTGGGTTCAGGGCGGCGCTCGGGAGAGGGTGTTTTTCCATTCGCAGCCGGAGCGCTCGCCGACGCTGAACAAGCTGCCGCTGATCCGGTGGAACCGCCGCTATGCCTACATCAACTCCACGCATTCCCTGCTGCCGCCGCAGATGAATGCTCTCTATGACGGACCGGGGGGCGCTTCGCCTTCGGGAGTGCTTCTGCACACAAAATTCCTGCCGGAAATTGTTTCCAAATCCGCAACCGAGAAGCAGCGGCAGCAGCATTTCCACACACCACAGCAGTTTGATGGTTATTACGATGGGATCGCAGCGGCGCCGGACTTGTGGCATCCCGGGTCTGTACGGTACCAGGATCCTGAGCAGCTGGCGGAGCTGGGGCTGATGACACCGTTGGACTGGGGAGCCGCCTGA